The Daucus carota subsp. sativus chromosome 2, DH1 v3.0, whole genome shotgun sequence genome includes a window with the following:
- the LOC135150785 gene encoding protein RGF1 INDUCIBLE TRANSCRIPTION FACTOR 1-like, whose translation MCHCLSITQPISCSTWRAVRQSSAQDLSVKVPAWVEVMCTELFFNPCESHEDFRKNKEDGFCIDCHQSFCCNCLPAHAHHRHLKIRRYVYCEVINRQDLCKFFDCSGIQTYHTNKDRVIFLKQRSQQPSPQCQQNNLRFLHNCIICNRSLQTSLYCSLQCKVFSMSRDEQAEEANQHSIDEKEEDLCNCGGDVIETLSSPKRQKLRKGVALRAPMF comes from the exons ATGTGTCATTGTTTGTCCATAACTCAACCGATTTCCTGTTCCACATGGAGGGCTGTAAGACAATCCTCTGCTCAG GATTTGAGTGTGAAAGTTCCGGCATGGGTGGAAGTTATGTGCACAGAGCTCTTTTTTAATCCATGTGAGAGTCATGAAGATTTCAGAAAGAATAAAGAGGATGGATTTTGCATCGATTGTCATCAGTCTTTCTGTTGCAATTGTCTTCCTGCCCACGCACATCACAGACATCTCAAG ATTCGTAGATATGTTTATTGTGAAGTTATTAATCGTCAAGATTTATGCAAGTTCTTTGATTGTTCAGGGATTCAG ACATATCATACAAATAAAGATAGAGTTATATTTCTGAAGCAAAGGTCTCAGCAGCCATCACCACAATGTCAGCAAAATAATCTGCGTTTTCTGCACAATTGCATCATCTGTAATAGGAGCTTGCAGACCTCACTATACTGCAGCCTGCAATGCAAG GTATTCTCAATGTCTAGAGATGAACAAGCAGAGGAAGCTAACCAACATTCGATTGACGAAAAGGAAGAAGATTTATGTAATTGCGGGGGCGATGTGATTGAAACTCTTTCTTCTCCCAAGAGacaaaaattaagaaaaggagTTGCACTGAGGGCACCGATGTTCTAG